The genomic DNA CGCAAAAAAACGCCTGACTGAATTCATTCCCCCTGTGGGAGCGGGCTTGCCCGCGATGGCGGTGCATCAGAGATGAATGGGGTGTCTGACCCGGCGCTATCGCAGGCAAGCCAGCTCCCACATTTGATTTTTGGTGTGCCCGAAACAAAAAAAACGCCCCGAACAGGTCGGGGCGTGATCTTTGTGCGGCACTGCGGTTAGGTCTTCCGTGGGGCCGCAGTGGCCGTGTACTCGCTGCTGCTTAGTGGAACTGCTCTTCTTCGGTCGAACCGGTCAGCGCGGTCACCGACGAAGTGCCGCCCTGAATCACGGTGGTCATGTCGTCGAAGTAGCCGGTGCCCACTTCCTGCTGGTGCGCTACAAAGGTGTAACCCTTGGCGGCGTCAGCGAATTCCTGCTCCTGCAGCTTCACGTAGGCAGTCATGTCGTTGCGGGCGTAGTCGTGCGCCAGGTTGAACATGCTGTGCCACATGTTGTGAATGCCGGCCAGGGTGATGAACTGGTGCTTGTAGCCCATGGCGGACAGTTCGCGCTGGAACTTGGCGATGGTCGCGTCGTCCAGGTTCTTCTTCCAGTTGAAGGAAGGCGAGCAGTTGTAGGACAGCAGTTGGTCCGGGTATTCCTTCTTGATCGCTTCGGCAAAGCGGCGGGCTTCGTCCAGGTCCGGCTTGGCGGTTTCGCACCAGATCAGGTCGGCGTACGGCGCGTAGGCCAGGCCGCGGGCGATCGCCTGGTCCAGGCCGGCACGGACTTTGTAGAAACCTTCCTGGGTGCGCTCGCCGGTCACGAACGGCTTGTCATACGGGTCGCAGTCCGAAGTCAGCAGGTCTGCTGCGTTGGCGTCGGTACGGGCCAGGATGATGGTCGGGGTGCCGGCAACGTCGGCGGCCAGACGGGCAGCGGTCAGCTTCTGTACGGCTTCCTGGGTCGGCACCAATACCTTGCCGCCCATGTGGCCGCATTTTTTCACGGAAGCCAGTTGGTCTTCGAAGTGCACGCCGGCAGCGCCAGCCTCGATCATGCTCTTCATCAGTTCATAGGCGTTCAGCACGCCGCCGAAACCCGCTTCGGCGTCAGCCACGATCGGTGCGAAGTAGTCGATGTAGCCTTCATCGCCCGGGTTCTTGCCGGCTTTCCACTGGATCTGGTCGGCACGACGGAACGAGTTGTTGATGCGCTTGACCACAGTCGGCACCGAGTCCACCGGGTACAGCGATTGGTCGGGGTACATGGACTCGGCGGAGTTGTTGTCCGCTGCCACTTGCCAGCCGGACAGGTAGATCGCCTGGATACCGGCTTTCACCTGTTGCACTGCCTGGCCGCCGGTCAGGGCGCCCATGCAGTTGACGAAATCTTTGTCGGGACGGAAGGAAGGCTTGGCACCTTGGGTCACCAGGTTCCACAGCTTCTCGGCGCCGAGTTTTGCAAAGGTGTGCTCAGGTTGAACCGAGCCACGCAGGCGGACGACGTCAGCAGCGGAATAAGCGCGGGTCACGCCTTTCCAGCGTGGGTTTTCAGCCCAGTCTTTTTCAAGGGCTGCAATTTGCTGTTCGCGTGTCAGTGCCATGGAGATAAACCTCGTCGCGTTTAGAAGATCCGTTTTCCAGCCGTGCATTCAATGCGTGGGCAGGGCTGCTCGCTGACCAGAAGCTTAGGCGGTCATGTCGGGTCTGGCGGGGAAGGCGACGGGATGAACGTGGTGCTCAAGGGGGAGTTGAGCAGGTAAGGGCGAACTGCGGACAGTCTTCGGGCATCGTGGGCCTTTGTACGTTCCATCAGCGTGTAGCCGGTTTACCTGGTTGGCTTCCGTCCCTCGGGACAACTTCGTTCCAGTCGCAACCAAAGTCAAACACGCCTTGTGGGCGGTACAGACACGAATCGGCTCGGGTGGGTAGCTTGGAGCGGCGATCCGAAGGCCCTTGCCAGGGCCCCTGATTAGCGGGAGCGAGGCCATCATGCCCATGGATTTTTGGCTCGTCAAATGTTTTGTAGTGCTTTTTTCATGGCACTACATCTTTGGTCTAATACGACTCGACAGTCAGTTTTTGGTGCTTCAGTTCAGAGTGTCGACTTTGACCCGCAAAGTCAGGTCATCACGGCCCTGAGTAGAGTAGCTGCGGGTTGCAGAGGATTTGTCGGCCTGTGTCTCGCGATTGATGCCGGCCAGGGGAATCCACTCACCCAGGCGACCGCTGACGGTTGTGTCGGTACTCTGAACATTCACTACATCGGGACGTTCCTGGCTCATGCGGTCACGGTTGGTACTGATGGCGAGGTGAACGGTCTCGCCGGTGACGCTTGCCGTCACATAGAAACCCTGGGTGACGTTGCGATACTGGGTCTGGTTTTGCAGACGCCCATAGCTGTCTTGCTGGGTGGTGGTCAGCGGTACGCTCTGGCCGACCTGAATCAGCGCGGGCACGCCTTCGCTGGCCTGAATCTGCTGGATCCCGCCGTCGCGGCTGGCGGTGCCGTAGCTGATGATGCGGGTTTGGCTGTCGCCGGTGTTCTGCTGGTTATTCTCATTGGTGTCAACGGTGATCAGCAGGCGCTTGGCGGGCGTGTCCAGTTGGGCGAGCAGGGCGCGCAGGTCCTGGATCTTG from Pseudomonas tolaasii NCPPB 2192 includes the following:
- a CDS encoding secretin N-terminal domain-containing protein, with translation MSLRTLLTALLLTVSASAIADTEVVNLSNRTSADLLPVAQNFIGKDGAVSAYGNQLIVNADPGKIQDLRALLAQLDTPAKRLLITVDTNENNQQNTGDSQTRIISYGTASRDGGIQQIQASEGVPALIQVGQSVPLTTTQQDSYGRLQNQTQYRNVTQGFYVTASVTGETVHLAISTNRDRMSQERPDVVNVQSTDTTVSGRLGEWIPLAGINRETQADKSSATRSYSTQGRDDLTLRVKVDTLN
- the aceA gene encoding isocitrate lyase, translated to MALTREQQIAALEKDWAENPRWKGVTRAYSAADVVRLRGSVQPEHTFAKLGAEKLWNLVTQGAKPSFRPDKDFVNCMGALTGGQAVQQVKAGIQAIYLSGWQVAADNNSAESMYPDQSLYPVDSVPTVVKRINNSFRRADQIQWKAGKNPGDEGYIDYFAPIVADAEAGFGGVLNAYELMKSMIEAGAAGVHFEDQLASVKKCGHMGGKVLVPTQEAVQKLTAARLAADVAGTPTIILARTDANAADLLTSDCDPYDKPFVTGERTQEGFYKVRAGLDQAIARGLAYAPYADLIWCETAKPDLDEARRFAEAIKKEYPDQLLSYNCSPSFNWKKNLDDATIAKFQRELSAMGYKHQFITLAGIHNMWHSMFNLAHDYARNDMTAYVKLQEQEFADAAKGYTFVAHQQEVGTGYFDDMTTVIQGGTSSVTALTGSTEEEQFH